The following are encoded together in the Acinetobacter radioresistens DSM 6976 = NBRC 102413 = CIP 103788 genome:
- a CDS encoding PA4642 family protein, whose product MALSQPATFNEEWSDERVFGYLNQLPPEGINADFHVLYHAFKHMRPSDYERLLNRFIADGRDLNATNPQGQRIHEVIAEFPRQSAPFLEVLAKFA is encoded by the coding sequence ATGGCATTGTCACAGCCAGCAACATTCAATGAAGAATGGTCAGATGAACGTGTGTTTGGCTATTTGAATCAGCTTCCTCCTGAAGGCATAAATGCTGACTTTCACGTTCTCTATCATGCATTCAAGCATATGCGTCCAAGTGATTATGAACGTTTGCTGAACAGGTTTATTGCTGATGGCCGGGATCTAAATGCTACTAATCCTCAGGGACAACGTATTCATGAAGTGATTGCTGAATTTCCGCGCCAAAGTGCTCCATTTCTAGAAGTTCTAGCTAAGTTTGCTTAA
- a CDS encoding DNA translocase FtsK: MTAVSNVYAQRLLMTLFLVSFGIYLFLATVTYTPFDPGWMHISSDTQQVSNASGVAGAWIADLLFGFVGWASLLIPIYLFIEAIQLWWPRSFLNRPFRYAAQFFLILTTSSLLYLHWNLPADTLENASGGIIGYELGSSLAQVLTIYGATFFLIVFCLILLTLAFGIQWNKTWVTLKATPAYLQDLFYRNVPSSESDFDRTEQQPIKKSVAIRTRESAQEQVLASEIKQPAKIVSQPSAADLQAERLFNDMLAKEQIQHQMPSLDPEDEAEFERTLEKAHQLQQDSQRVVATGEVWRALQHDDNHDRDIDALLKAAEDDKPVTPHEHLQQVVVAQEERQPESRSPAYQPQTSHDDEILDWNDDQIFDELLAAVPPTKTATDVHTPFNSKNISNGQGSSAASATVSSVTASVSGAASATGVQSALMRQSMQNNGSDVAELEELVDFLVEDEDHFKDQPVRTTSSYAQSTPFVKAEIKTQFNAPERETEIEQHLDERKILAKDKEAFIEAWHETAGKPQEIEEEFDLDAPLTDRAGRPMSRAMQVVHKRRDLSTLPPVDILDPVDPNKKVNFTAEQLARLSELLEIKLQEFNVKAKVVEAQPGPVVTRFELDLAPGVKASKVTNISRDLARSMSMASVRVVEVIPGKPYIGIEVPNSSREMVRLTELLETPAYRDPNGLISMAMGKDISGNPVLTDLAKAPHMLVAGTTGSGKSVAVNAMILSMLLKYTPDQLRLILIDPKQLELANYNDIPHLLTPVVTDMKDAVSALNWCVNEMERRYKLMSFMKIRKITDYNRKVEEAIANGEDLIDPTWKPGDSATQERAPRLTPLPMIVIVADEFADMIMQVGKKAEEMITRLAQKSRAAGIHLLLATQRPSVDVITGLIKANIPTRVALRVNSKIDSRTILDAGGAEDLLGHGDMLFLGPGKIEPERVHGAFISDDEVNRICDAWRERGDPDYIDEILTPFDEEPSSRGFEDGGEGGSDRDMLYDQCVAFVLETRKASTSSLQRKFSLGYNRAARIIDQMEENGIVSAMGANGKREILV, from the coding sequence ATGACTGCGGTGTCAAATGTTTATGCACAGCGCTTATTAATGACATTATTCTTGGTTTCATTCGGGATTTACCTGTTTCTGGCAACAGTAACATATACACCGTTTGACCCCGGGTGGATGCATATTTCCAGTGATACCCAGCAAGTCTCTAATGCCAGTGGCGTAGCGGGTGCCTGGATTGCAGATTTGCTTTTTGGCTTTGTAGGATGGGCAAGTTTGCTTATTCCCATCTACCTGTTTATTGAAGCTATCCAGCTCTGGTGGCCACGCAGTTTCCTGAACCGTCCGTTTCGTTATGCTGCCCAGTTTTTTTTAATCCTGACCACGTCCAGCCTTTTATATCTACACTGGAATTTACCTGCAGATACTCTGGAAAATGCCTCTGGTGGCATTATCGGTTATGAACTGGGAAGTAGTCTGGCGCAGGTGTTAACAATTTATGGTGCTACTTTCTTTCTGATTGTATTTTGTCTAATTTTACTGACCTTGGCATTTGGTATTCAATGGAATAAAACCTGGGTTACGCTTAAGGCAACCCCTGCATACCTGCAAGATCTGTTTTACCGTAATGTACCTTCCAGTGAATCAGACTTTGACCGCACTGAACAGCAACCAATAAAAAAGTCGGTCGCGATCAGAACCAGAGAATCTGCACAAGAGCAGGTTTTAGCTTCAGAAATAAAGCAGCCAGCTAAGATAGTCTCTCAACCTTCAGCAGCAGACCTGCAAGCAGAGCGTCTATTTAACGATATGTTGGCAAAAGAGCAGATACAACATCAGATGCCTTCACTTGATCCTGAAGATGAAGCAGAGTTTGAACGTACTTTAGAAAAAGCCCATCAGTTACAGCAGGACAGCCAGCGTGTGGTCGCAACCGGTGAAGTATGGCGTGCTTTACAACATGATGATAATCATGACCGTGATATTGATGCCCTGTTAAAAGCTGCCGAAGATGACAAACCGGTTACACCACATGAGCATCTGCAACAAGTGGTAGTGGCTCAGGAAGAAAGACAGCCTGAATCCCGTTCTCCTGCGTATCAGCCTCAAACATCACATGATGATGAGATATTGGACTGGAATGATGACCAGATTTTTGATGAACTGTTAGCTGCTGTACCGCCAACTAAAACGGCAACAGATGTACATACACCTTTTAACAGCAAAAATATATCAAATGGACAGGGCTCATCTGCCGCATCAGCTACTGTATCCAGTGTGACAGCCAGTGTTTCTGGGGCAGCAAGCGCCACGGGAGTTCAATCTGCACTGATGAGACAGTCTATGCAGAATAACGGCAGTGATGTTGCTGAGCTTGAGGAGCTGGTTGATTTTCTGGTGGAAGATGAAGATCACTTTAAAGATCAGCCTGTGAGAACAACAAGCAGTTATGCTCAGTCTACACCCTTTGTAAAAGCAGAGATTAAAACTCAGTTTAATGCACCAGAGCGTGAAACAGAGATTGAGCAACATCTAGATGAGCGTAAAATTCTTGCCAAAGATAAAGAAGCCTTTATTGAGGCTTGGCATGAAACGGCTGGTAAACCTCAAGAAATTGAAGAAGAATTTGATCTTGATGCGCCATTAACTGACCGGGCCGGGCGGCCGATGTCACGTGCCATGCAAGTGGTACACAAGCGTCGTGATCTATCAACTTTGCCTCCAGTTGACATTCTAGATCCGGTAGACCCGAACAAGAAAGTAAACTTTACTGCTGAGCAGTTGGCACGCCTGTCAGAACTGCTAGAAATCAAGTTGCAGGAGTTTAATGTTAAAGCCAAGGTGGTTGAGGCTCAGCCAGGGCCGGTAGTCACCCGTTTTGAACTGGATCTGGCGCCTGGGGTAAAAGCTTCTAAAGTAACCAATATTTCCCGTGACCTGGCTCGCTCAATGTCCATGGCTTCGGTGCGTGTAGTAGAAGTTATACCAGGCAAACCTTATATTGGAATCGAAGTACCGAACAGTAGCCGTGAAATGGTACGTTTAACCGAGCTACTGGAAACACCAGCATATCGCGACCCGAATGGTCTTATCTCAATGGCTATGGGTAAGGATATTTCAGGTAATCCGGTTTTGACTGATCTTGCCAAGGCACCTCACATGCTGGTGGCAGGGACTACCGGTTCGGGTAAGTCAGTCGCTGTAAATGCCATGATTCTTTCCATGCTGCTCAAATATACCCCCGATCAGTTGCGTTTAATTCTGATTGATCCGAAGCAATTAGAACTGGCTAACTATAATGATATTCCTCACCTTTTAACGCCTGTAGTGACTGATATGAAAGATGCGGTCAGTGCACTAAACTGGTGTGTTAATGAAATGGAACGTCGTTACAAGCTGATGTCCTTTATGAAAATTCGTAAGATTACTGATTATAACCGTAAGGTCGAAGAAGCAATTGCGAACGGTGAGGATCTGATTGATCCGACATGGAAACCCGGTGATTCGGCAACTCAAGAGCGTGCCCCACGCTTAACTCCTTTACCTATGATTGTGATTGTGGCTGATGAATTTGCAGATATGATTATGCAGGTGGGTAAAAAAGCAGAAGAAATGATTACTCGTCTCGCGCAAAAATCACGTGCTGCTGGTATTCATTTATTGCTTGCAACTCAGCGTCCTTCTGTGGATGTCATTACCGGCCTGATTAAAGCCAATATTCCTACCCGTGTGGCATTACGTGTTAACAGCAAAATTGACTCCCGTACTATTTTAGATGCAGGTGGGGCAGAGGACTTGTTAGGGCATGGTGATATGCTGTTCTTGGGGCCAGGTAAAATTGAACCCGAACGTGTACATGGCGCCTTCATTTCTGATGATGAAGTTAACCGTATTTGTGATGCATGGCGCGAACGTGGTGATCCTGATTACATTGACGAGATATTGACACCGTTTGATGAAGAACCAAGCTCACGCGGTTTCGAGGATGGTGGAGAAGGCGGTTCCGACCGGGATATGCTTTACGACCAGTGTGTCGCATTTGTACTGGAAACCCGTAAAGCCTCTACGTCTTCTCTCCAGCGTAAATTTAGCTTGGGTTACAACCGTGCTGCGCGCATTATTGATCAGATGGAAGAAAATGGTATTGTAAGTGCGATGGGTGCAAATGGTAAGCGTGAAATTTTAGTATAA
- the trxB gene encoding thioredoxin-disulfide reductase — translation MSIRHSRLIILGSGPAGYSAAVYAARANLKPTLIAGMQMGGQLTTTTEVDNWPGDPEGLTGPALMERMHAHAERFGTEMIYDHINEVDLNVRPFVLKGDMEEYTCDALIVATGATAQYLGLESEAKFMGQGVSACATCDGFFYKNQKVMVVGGGNTAVEEALYLSNIASHVTLVHRRDKLRSEKILQDHLFEKEKEGKISILWNHQVEEVLGDNTGVTGVRLKSVQDDTLRDVDVQGLFVAIGHKPNTSMFEGQLELRNGYIQVQSGTAGNATATSIPGVFAAGDVADDVYRQAITSAGSGCMAALDAEKYLDGLTPES, via the coding sequence ATGAGCATTCGTCACTCACGGTTAATTATTTTGGGTTCGGGCCCTGCCGGTTACAGCGCAGCAGTGTATGCAGCACGTGCAAACCTAAAGCCGACACTCATTGCAGGCATGCAGATGGGTGGCCAGCTTACGACCACTACTGAAGTAGACAACTGGCCAGGTGACCCTGAGGGTCTGACTGGTCCAGCTTTAATGGAACGTATGCATGCTCATGCAGAGCGGTTTGGTACTGAGATGATTTATGACCATATTAATGAAGTGGACTTAAATGTTCGTCCCTTTGTTTTGAAGGGTGATATGGAAGAGTACACCTGTGATGCCCTGATTGTGGCAACAGGCGCAACTGCCCAGTATCTTGGTCTGGAATCCGAAGCCAAATTTATGGGCCAGGGTGTAAGTGCCTGCGCAACCTGTGATGGTTTCTTCTACAAAAACCAGAAAGTTATGGTAGTAGGTGGAGGTAATACTGCGGTTGAAGAAGCATTGTATTTATCAAATATCGCTTCACATGTTACGCTTGTACACCGTCGTGACAAACTGCGTTCAGAAAAGATTTTACAAGATCACTTGTTTGAAAAAGAGAAAGAAGGCAAAATTTCGATTCTCTGGAACCATCAGGTTGAAGAAGTCCTGGGCGACAATACGGGAGTAACCGGTGTAAGACTTAAATCTGTTCAGGATGACACACTACGTGATGTTGATGTTCAAGGTTTATTTGTTGCTATTGGCCACAAACCAAATACCTCAATGTTTGAGGGCCAGCTTGAATTACGTAATGGCTATATTCAGGTACAAAGTGGCACAGCAGGTAATGCGACTGCAACGTCAATCCCAGGCGTATTTGCAGCAGGTGATGTAGCAGATGATGTTTATCGCCAGGCCATTACCTCTGCGGGCTCAGGCTGTATGGCTGCACTTGATGCAGAGAAATACCTGGATGGTTTAACACCAGAAAGTTAA
- the aat gene encoding leucyl/phenylalanyl-tRNA--protein transferase, with translation MTMLPPSQYIFPDPIEADPEGEGLICIGADLSPSTLLEAYTHGLFPWFNAGEPICWWSPEPRCVIYPEHYKPSKSLLRSMKKYDYHITVNQAFEQVISSCALPRSYSEETWISKQIIQGYCNLFNAGFGYSVEVWDDTKLVGGLYGVTIGKGCFGESMFSTRTDVSKMAFYSLMLIAKENNLPWVDCQLVNEHLLSLGACTVSRQDYLKSLQDVIIQPAIDWKKYQERVFSSETVALNSRLSE, from the coding sequence ATGACCATGCTTCCCCCCTCTCAATATATTTTTCCTGATCCTATAGAAGCCGATCCTGAAGGCGAAGGCCTCATATGTATTGGGGCTGACCTCTCTCCATCTACTTTATTAGAAGCTTACACACATGGGTTATTTCCCTGGTTTAATGCAGGTGAACCTATTTGCTGGTGGTCACCAGAACCACGCTGTGTAATTTATCCAGAACATTATAAACCGAGCAAATCTTTACTACGGAGTATGAAAAAGTACGACTATCACATCACGGTCAATCAGGCCTTTGAACAGGTTATTTCCTCATGTGCCCTACCGCGTAGCTATAGTGAAGAGACGTGGATTTCCAAACAAATTATCCAAGGCTACTGCAACCTGTTCAATGCAGGTTTTGGTTATAGTGTTGAAGTCTGGGACGATACAAAGTTGGTAGGAGGCCTGTATGGGGTCACCATTGGCAAAGGCTGTTTCGGTGAATCGATGTTCAGTACCCGCACTGATGTTTCAAAAATGGCTTTTTATAGCCTCATGTTAATTGCAAAGGAGAATAATTTACCTTGGGTCGACTGCCAGCTGGTAAATGAACATCTGCTTAGCTTGGGTGCCTGTACAGTTTCTCGGCAGGATTATCTTAAATCGTTACAAGATGTAATTATTCAACCTGCTATCGATTGGAAAAAGTATCAGGAGCGTGTATTTTCAAGTGAAACAGTTGCACTTAATAGCCGCCTGAGCGAATGA
- a CDS encoding arginyltransferase, producing the protein MKSYHPKSLLNDLQYYITPPHDCSYLEKKSARMVFLDPVHRIDVETLSELSRLGFRRSGDFIYRPECHLCRQCLSCRVPVNAFQMNSSQKKAWKRNQNLRMNIISTRDATWQHYALYERYILARHADGDMYPPSQDQFEKFLVHSCTESFFLELWKDEQLISVSTCDPLDDGISAVYTFFDPDENRRSLGVFAILKQIEYVKMLGLDYIYLGYWVPHSAKMNYKSQYTPLEILLDGQWRHLNRSLNAEEIHALGDSLLTTLPSGWNQLIVK; encoded by the coding sequence ATGAAATCTTATCACCCTAAGTCCCTGTTAAATGACTTGCAGTACTATATTACACCACCACATGACTGTAGTTATCTAGAAAAGAAATCTGCACGCATGGTCTTTCTGGACCCTGTTCATCGTATTGACGTAGAAACATTGTCTGAACTTTCTCGGCTAGGCTTCCGACGTAGTGGCGACTTTATCTATCGTCCAGAATGCCATCTGTGCCGGCAATGCCTTTCCTGTCGGGTCCCTGTAAATGCTTTTCAAATGAACAGCAGCCAGAAAAAAGCATGGAAGCGTAACCAGAATTTACGCATGAATATTATTTCAACCCGTGATGCAACCTGGCAGCATTATGCACTGTATGAGCGCTATATTTTGGCACGTCATGCTGATGGAGACATGTATCCACCCAGTCAAGACCAGTTTGAAAAATTCTTGGTACATAGCTGTACAGAAAGCTTCTTTCTTGAGCTGTGGAAGGATGAACAGCTCATCAGCGTTTCTACATGTGATCCGCTGGATGATGGTATTTCAGCGGTTTATACTTTTTTTGATCCTGATGAAAACCGTCGCTCCCTAGGAGTATTTGCAATTTTAAAGCAGATTGAATATGTAAAAATGCTAGGTCTAGATTACATTTACCTCGGTTACTGGGTACCACATTCAGCTAAAATGAACTATAAATCCCAATATACCCCATTAGAAATTTTACTAGATGGACAGTGGCGGCATTTGAACCGATCCTTAAACGCTGAAGAGATTCATGCGCTGGGTGATTCGCTCCTCACCACCCTTCCTTCGGGCTGGAATCAGCTGATTGTTAAATAA
- the rimI gene encoding ribosomal protein S18-alanine N-acetyltransferase has protein sequence MIRLMQKSDLPQVTEIEKQVQTHPWSFRLFEEALQSYLCTVYELQGQVIGFCILQPVLDEANLLLMAIHPSWQGKGLGYTLLEQSISLLENMPVQIFLEVRESNTAAIALYEKSGFHQIDQRRNYYPGPNGGREHAIIMVKSCSEDFSQLFR, from the coding sequence ATGATCCGCTTAATGCAAAAATCTGACCTGCCTCAGGTGACTGAGATTGAAAAACAGGTTCAAACTCACCCGTGGTCTTTTCGATTATTCGAAGAGGCATTACAAAGTTATCTGTGTACTGTATACGAGCTGCAAGGTCAGGTTATCGGCTTCTGTATTCTACAGCCCGTTCTAGATGAAGCTAACCTGTTATTAATGGCTATTCATCCTTCCTGGCAAGGTAAAGGACTAGGTTATACCCTGCTTGAGCAATCAATTTCACTTTTAGAAAATATGCCTGTACAAATTTTTCTGGAAGTACGTGAAAGCAACACAGCTGCCATTGCACTTTATGAAAAGAGCGGCTTTCATCAAATTGATCAGCGACGTAATTATTATCCTGGACCGAATGGAGGACGTGAACATGCCATTATCATGGTCAAGTCTTGTAGTGAGGATTTCAGCCAGTTATTTCGCTAA
- a CDS encoding metal-dependent hydrolase, producing MNAKVNISNRAGASFPVRRMDFEFNQVPRYWASGDAGITHFMTALSALFPEGEKFFVDSTRAVRQNPKLSDPVLQKEISAFIGQEAMHSKEHLAFNASAQAYGYDVRKMEEQTGQVLKVGTEVVYRLMKPFGYTKEMVDLTGTCALEHFTATIAAELLQNADVQALFNDETMYKLWMWHAIEENEHKAVAFDVYTAMYGQGPKAYFMRSSALIIALTLIFFTQSYFTVRLLSADKKLTWKDTRYMLKFMYGRKGFITRQIPELADFLRPKFHPNDTDTTALLEKWRNKLGF from the coding sequence ATGAATGCTAAAGTAAATATTTCAAATCGTGCTGGTGCTAGCTTTCCTGTACGTCGTATGGACTTTGAATTTAATCAGGTTCCACGTTACTGGGCGAGCGGTGATGCCGGTATAACCCATTTTATGACAGCTTTATCTGCACTGTTCCCAGAGGGTGAAAAATTTTTTGTAGATAGTACCCGTGCGGTACGTCAAAACCCTAAACTTTCAGATCCAGTACTTCAAAAAGAGATTAGTGCTTTTATCGGGCAAGAAGCTATGCATTCTAAGGAGCATCTTGCCTTTAATGCTTCTGCTCAGGCTTATGGTTATGATGTGCGTAAAATGGAAGAGCAGACAGGGCAGGTACTTAAAGTAGGTACGGAAGTCGTATACCGTCTGATGAAACCGTTCGGTTACACCAAGGAAATGGTTGATTTAACAGGTACATGTGCTCTTGAACATTTTACTGCCACTATCGCGGCTGAGCTGTTGCAGAATGCAGATGTGCAGGCCTTATTTAATGATGAGACCATGTATAAACTCTGGATGTGGCATGCCATAGAGGAAAATGAGCATAAAGCTGTAGCCTTTGATGTTTATACAGCAATGTATGGGCAAGGGCCTAAGGCTTATTTTATGCGCTCTTCGGCGCTAATCATTGCCTTAACGCTGATTTTCTTTACACAGTCATATTTTACTGTGCGTCTCTTAAGCGCAGATAAAAAACTAACCTGGAAAGATACCAGATATATGCTGAAATTTATGTATGGCCGTAAGGGTTTTATAACTCGACAAATTCCTGAACTGGCAGACTTTTTAAGACCAAAATTTCATCCAAATGATACAGATACCACAGCTCTTTTAGAAAAATGGCGTAATAAACTAGGTTTCTAA
- the tuf gene encoding elongation factor Tu produces the protein MAKAKFERNKPHVNVGTIGHVDHGKTTLTAAIATICAKTYGGEAKDYAAIDSAPEEKARGITINTSHVEYDSPTRHYAHVDCPGHADYVKNMITGAAQMDGAILVCAATDGPMPQTREHILLSRQVGVPYIIVFLNKCDLVDDEELLELVEMEVRELLSTYDFPGDDTPIIRGSALQALNGNDGQYGESAVLALVEALDTYIPEPERAIDKAFLMPIEDVFSISGRGTVVTGRVESGIVKVGEEVEIVGIKDTVKTTVTGVEMFRKLLDEGRAGENCGVLLRGTKREDVQRGQVLAKPGTIKPHTKFDAEVYVLSKEEGGRHTPFLNGYRPQFYFRTTDVTGAIQLKEGVEMVMPGDNVEMSVELIHPIAMDAGLRFAIREGGRTVGAGVVAKVTA, from the coding sequence ATGGCTAAAGCCAAGTTTGAACGTAATAAGCCACACGTAAACGTGGGCACAATCGGTCACGTTGACCATGGTAAAACAACTTTAACCGCTGCGATTGCAACAATCTGTGCAAAAACTTACGGCGGTGAAGCGAAAGATTACGCAGCAATTGACTCTGCACCAGAAGAAAAAGCGCGTGGTATTACCATTAATACTTCACACGTAGAATATGACTCTCCAACTCGTCACTACGCTCACGTAGACTGCCCGGGCCACGCTGACTATGTTAAAAACATGATCACTGGTGCTGCTCAGATGGACGGCGCGATCCTTGTATGTGCAGCAACTGATGGCCCAATGCCACAGACTCGTGAACACATCCTGCTTTCTCGTCAGGTTGGTGTACCTTACATCATCGTGTTCCTGAACAAATGTGACCTTGTTGATGACGAAGAGTTACTTGAACTAGTAGAAATGGAAGTTCGTGAACTTCTGTCTACTTATGACTTCCCAGGTGATGACACTCCAATCATCCGTGGTTCAGCTCTTCAAGCACTGAACGGCAACGACGGTCAGTATGGCGAGTCTGCAGTTCTTGCTCTGGTTGAAGCGCTTGACACTTACATTCCAGAACCAGAACGTGCAATCGACAAAGCATTCCTGATGCCAATCGAAGACGTATTCTCAATTTCAGGTCGTGGTACAGTAGTTACGGGCCGTGTTGAGTCTGGTATTGTTAAAGTCGGCGAAGAAGTTGAAATCGTTGGTATCAAAGATACAGTTAAAACGACTGTAACGGGTGTGGAAATGTTCCGTAAGCTGCTTGACGAAGGTCGTGCAGGCGAGAACTGTGGTGTTCTGCTACGTGGTACTAAACGTGAAGACGTTCAGCGTGGTCAGGTACTGGCTAAACCAGGTACAATCAAGCCGCACACTAAATTCGATGCAGAAGTATATGTACTTTCTAAAGAAGAAGGTGGTCGTCACACTCCATTCCTGAATGGTTACCGTCCACAGTTCTACTTCCGTACAACTGACGTAACTGGTGCGATCCAGCTGAAAGAAGGCGTTGAAATGGTTATGCCAGGTGACAACGTTGAGATGTCAGTTGAGCTGATCCACCCGATCGCGATGGACGCTGGTCTGCGTTTTGCGATTCGTGAAGGTGGCCGTACAGTAGGTGCTGGTGTTGTTGCGAAAGTAACTGCATAA
- the fusA gene encoding elongation factor G: MARQTPISRYRNIGISAHIDAGKTTTSERILFYTGVSHKIGEVHDGAATMDWMEQEQERGITITSAATTCFWSGMGNQFPQHRINVIDTPGHVDFTIEVERSMRVLDGACMVYCAVGGVQPQSETVWRQANKYKVPRLAFVNKMDRTGANFFRVVEQMKSRLGANPVPVVIPVGAEDTFTGVVDLIEMKSIIWDEASQGMQFEYGEIPADLQDLAEEWRVNMVEAAAEASEELMDKYLEEGDLSKEDIKKGLRARTLASEIQPMLCGSAFKNKGVQRMLDAVIEFLPAPTDVEAIKGILDDKAETEATREASDEAPFSALAFKIMNDKFVGNLTFVRVYSGVLKQGDPVYNPVKSKRERIGRIVQMHANERQDLDEIRAGDIAACVGLKDVTTGDTLCDEKNIITLERMEFPEPVISLAVEPKTKADQEKMSIALGRLAKEDPSFRVRTDEESGQTIIAGMGELHLDIIVDRMKREFGVEANIGKPMVAYRETIKKTVEQEGKFVRQTGGKGKFGHVYVRLEPIDVDEAGKEYEFAEEVVGGVVPKEFFGAVDKGIQERMKNGVLAGYPVVGIKATLFDGSYHDVDSDELSFKMAGSYAFRDGFMKADPVLLEPIMKVEVETPEDYMGDIMGDLNRRRGMVQGMDDLPGGTKAIRAEVPLAEMFGYATQMRSMSQGRATYSMEFAKYAETPRNVAEGIISKFQSGGKKGDDE; this comes from the coding sequence ATGGCTCGTCAAACCCCAATTTCTCGTTACCGTAATATTGGTATCTCTGCGCACATTGACGCAGGTAAAACAACTACGTCTGAACGTATTTTGTTTTACACAGGTGTTTCTCACAAAATCGGTGAGGTACACGACGGTGCCGCGACTATGGACTGGATGGAACAAGAGCAAGAACGTGGTATTACCATTACTTCTGCTGCAACTACTTGTTTCTGGTCTGGTATGGGTAACCAATTCCCGCAACACCGTATCAACGTAATTGATACCCCGGGACACGTTGACTTTACAATCGAAGTTGAACGTTCTATGCGTGTACTTGATGGTGCATGCATGGTGTACTGTGCGGTAGGTGGTGTACAGCCTCAGTCTGAAACAGTATGGCGTCAGGCAAACAAATATAAAGTACCTCGTTTGGCATTCGTGAACAAGATGGACCGTACTGGCGCCAACTTCTTCCGTGTTGTTGAACAAATGAAATCACGTCTGGGTGCAAATCCAGTACCTGTAGTAATCCCTGTTGGTGCTGAAGATACTTTCACCGGTGTTGTTGACTTGATCGAAATGAAGTCAATTATCTGGGATGAAGCGTCTCAAGGCATGCAGTTTGAATACGGCGAAATTCCAGCTGATCTTCAAGATCTGGCTGAAGAATGGCGTGTAAACATGGTTGAAGCCGCTGCTGAAGCTTCAGAAGAGTTAATGGACAAATACCTGGAAGAAGGTGATCTTTCTAAAGAAGACATCAAGAAAGGTTTACGTGCCCGTACATTAGCGTCTGAAATTCAACCTATGCTTTGCGGTTCTGCATTCAAGAACAAAGGTGTTCAACGTATGTTGGATGCAGTAATTGAGTTCTTGCCTGCTCCTACTGACGTTGAAGCGATCAAGGGTATTCTTGACGATAAAGCTGAAACAGAAGCGACTCGTGAAGCATCTGATGAAGCACCGTTCTCTGCTCTTGCATTCAAAATCATGAATGACAAATTCGTAGGTAACCTGACGTTCGTTCGTGTTTATTCTGGTGTATTAAAACAGGGCGATCCTGTATACAACCCGGTTAAATCTAAGCGTGAACGTATTGGCCGTATCGTGCAGATGCATGCCAATGAGCGTCAGGATCTTGATGAGATCCGTGCAGGTGATATCGCAGCATGTGTAGGCCTGAAAGACGTAACTACAGGTGATACTCTGTGTGATGAGAAAAACATCATTACGCTTGAGCGTATGGAATTCCCAGAGCCAGTAATTTCATTGGCTGTTGAGCCAAAAACTAAAGCTGACCAAGAAAAAATGTCAATTGCTTTAGGTCGTCTGGCGAAAGAAGATCCATCGTTCCGTGTTCGTACTGATGAAGAATCAGGTCAGACCATTATTGCTGGTATGGGTGAGCTTCACCTTGACATCATCGTTGACCGTATGAAGCGTGAATTCGGTGTTGAAGCGAATATTGGTAAACCAATGGTTGCTTACCGCGAAACAATCAAAAAGACTGTTGAGCAAGAAGGTAAATTCGTACGTCAAACAGGTGGTAAGGGTAAATTCGGTCATGTATATGTCCGTCTTGAGCCTATTGATGTTGACGAAGCGGGTAAAGAATACGAATTCGCTGAAGAAGTTGTTGGTGGTGTAGTACCTAAAGAATTCTTCGGTGCAGTTGACAAAGGTATTCAAGAACGTATGAAGAATGGTGTACTGGCTGGTTACCCTGTTGTGGGTATTAAAGCGACACTATTTGATGGTTCTTATCACGATGTCGACTCTGACGAATTATCGTTCAAAATGGCAGGTTCTTATGCCTTCCGTGACGGTTTCATGAAAGCAGATCCTGTTCTTCTTGAACCTATCATGAAAGTTGAAGTAGAAACTCCAGAAGACTACATGGGCGACATCATGGGCGACTTGAACCGTCGCCGTGGTATGGTTCAGGGTATGGACGACTTACCTGGCGGTACTAAAGCTATCCGTGCAGAAGTTCCACTGGCTGAGATGTTTGGCTACGCGACTCAAATGCGTTCTATGTCTCAAGGCCGTGCAACATACTCAATGGAATTCGCTAAATATGCTGAAACTCCACGTAACGTGGCTGAAGGCATCATCAGCAAATTCCAATCTGGCGGTAAAAAAGGTGACGACGAGTAA